The Osmerus eperlanus chromosome 15, fOsmEpe2.1, whole genome shotgun sequence genome includes a window with the following:
- the relch gene encoding RAB11-binding protein RELCH homolog isoform X5, with amino-acid sequence MATGSVNPFNLSDSEEEAERRPDEVAGTERSPSDGAPGPPSTNPFSPQADAEPPVLLLSSNRTSPSVEGVSVTAAAAAMAGSTETRVSVDVIAAQLLRDQYILTALEFHTELLEAGRELPRLRDYFSNPGNFERQSGTPPACKDQVLGPGGPLNRAGSISTLDSLDFARYSDDGNRESDERVAVLEFELRKAKETIQALRANLTQAAESEVPSQERKNFKSSPEIQEPIRPLEKRALNFLVNEYLLKNEYKLSAITFSDENDDQDFELWDDVGLNTPKPPDLLQLYRSCGSALPSPRDTKDVAVGDDADGNLFTQESQRQLHLSQQQQAEVVQELEYQISLLNSDKLTLTQHINKLQSEIQSLKRTITSPPPTTLDLGSNPKPFPLSSTPPPPSLDNGQYLDIRGVSEPDNAPVAAATLPDPSPGPAPIQSPPHPKLKSKVPVQFDRPNRKLSPAFQQALLSFCRMSSDSRLGAEVSRIADKEESVVLMLGRCLPHIVPNVLLAKREELIPLILCTACLHPESKERDQLLHILFNLIKRPDDEQRQMILTGCVAFARHVGPTRVEVELLPQCWEQINHKYPERRLLVAESCGALAPYLPKEIRSSLVLSMLQQMLAEDKADMVREAVVKSLGIIMGYIDDPDKYSQGFELMLLSLGDPSERVVSSTHQVFIPAFAAWSSELGCLQTSLIPSLLTRIERLLQQGEHGLDEHKLHMLLSALQSLIPPLFAVVIQNAPFSSRVRLQGDLPHIEVTRFPRPASPLQDVATIVGSRETLAALLLLYDHQLEHEGTTGWDTLLWVVNQLLPQLIEIVGGINVSSSTCVHEFSRFFWRLCRTFGKIFTNTKVKPQFQEILRLSEENVDASAGNGILTKATVPIYATGVLTCYNQDEDRKLLVGFLEDVMTTLSLSHAPLDSLKASFVELGANPVYHELLLTVLWYGVVHTSALVRCTAARMFELLVKGVNETLVAQRVVPALITLSSDPEISVRISTIPAFGTIMETVTQKELLERVKMQLASFLEDPQYQDQHSLHIEIIRTFRRVGPNTEPRFRDEFVLPHLHKLALGNNSQANENKRMDISMQLFEAYSALSCCFISEELMLSHFLPGLRCLRVDMEQLSPEHEVILSSMIKEGEIKVESRAIGEAQGGVSIAASIVGEDAKTKFLSKMGQLTTSSAMLANVFQRKK; translated from the exons ATGGCGACGGGTAGCGTCAACCCGTTTAATCTTAGCGATTCTGAGGAGGAGGCTGAGCGGAGACCAGATGAGGTGGCTGGCACTGAACGCAGCCCGAGCGATGGAGCCCCTGGACCGCCGTCCACCAACCCCTTTTCCCCGCAAGCAGACGCGGAACCGCCGGTACTATTGCTGTCTAGCAATCGAACCAGTCCTAGCGTCGAAGGTGTCTCGGTAACGGCCGCAGCTGCCGCTATGGCAGGCAGCACGGAAACTCGGGTATCGGTTGATGTCATTGCGGCTCAGTTATTGCGGGATCAGTATATCCTCACGGCCCTGGAATTTCATACTGAACTGCTGGAAGCAGGCAGAGAGCTTCCGAGGTTGAGGGACTATTTCTCGAATCCGGGCAACTTCGAGAGGCAGAGCGGAACTCCGCCAGCTTGCAAGGACCAGGTACTTGGCCCTGGTGGCCCTCTGA ATCGTGCAGGCAGCATCAGCACGCTGGACTCTCTGGACTTCGCTCGGTACTCGGATGACGGGAACCGGGAGTCGGACGAGCGTGTGGCCG tgCTGGAGTTTGAGCTACGGAAAGCCAAGGAGACCATACAAGCTCTGCGCGCCAACTTGACTCAGGCAGCAG AAAGTGAAGTTCCCTCGCAGGAGAGGAAAAACTTCAAGTCAAGTCCTGAGATTCAG GAGCCAATCCGTCCTCTGGAGAAAAGGGCCTTAAATTTCCTGGTGAATGAATATCTGTTAAAGAACGAGTACAAGCTGTCGGCCATCACCTTTTCAGATGAGAACGATGACCAG GACTTTGAGTTGTGGGACGATGTGGGTCTGAACACCCCCAAGCCTCCTGACCTGCTGCAGCTCTACCGCAGCTGTGGCTCTGCCCTGCCGTCGCCCCGGGATACGAAGGACGTCGCCGTGGGAGACGACGCCGATGGAAACCTCTTCACCCAGGAGTCTCAGAGACAGCTCCACCTCTCCCAGcag CAACAGGCGGAGGTTGTGCAGGAGCTGGAGTACCAGATCAGCCTGCTGAACAGCGACAAGCTGACTCTGACCCAGCACATCAACAAACTGcagag TGAGATCCAGTCTCTGAAGAGGaccatcacctcccctccccccaccaccctggacctgggttcaaatcccaaacccttccccctctcctccacccccccgcccccctcccttgaCAACGGCCAGTACCTGGACATCCGGGGGGTGTCGGAGCCCGACAACGCCCCCGTCGCCGCGGCAACACTGCCTgacccctccccaggccccgcccccatacagtccccccctcaccctaagCTAAAGAGCAAGGTGCCGGTTCAGTTTGACCGGCCCAACAG GAAGCTGTCTCCGGCGTTCCAGCAGGCTCTACTGTCCTTCTGCAGAATGTCCTCAGACAGTCGCCTGggagcagag gtgtcTCGTATAGCTGACAAGGAGGAGAGTGTGGTGCTGATGCTGGGTCGCTGTCTCCCTCACATCGTCCCCAACGTCCTGTTAGCCAAGAGAGAG gagTTGATTCCTCTCATCCTGTGCACGGCGTGTCTTCATCCAGAGTCTAAAGAGAGGGACCAGCTGCTCCACATCCTCTTCAACCTGATCAAGAGGCCTGACGAtgaacagag gcaaaTGATCCTGACGGGGTGTGTGGCGTTTGCGAGGCACGTGGGTCCGACTCGCGTGGAGGTGGAACTTCTCCCACAGTGTTGGGAACAG atcaaCCATAAGTATCCAGAGAGGAGACTGCTGGTAGCAGAGTCGTGTGGGGCCTTAGCACCTTACCTGcct aagGAGATCCGCTCCTCCCTGGTGTTGTCCATGCTGCAGCAGATGCTGGCTGAGGACAAGGCTGACATGGTGAGAGAGGCCGTCGTCAAGAGCCTGGGGATCATTATGGGATACATCGACGACCCCGACAAATactcccag GGTTTCGAGCTGATGCTGCTGTCGCTAGGCGACCCGTCGGAGCGCGTGGTGAGCTCCACCCATCAGGTGTTCATCCCAGCCTTCGCTGCCTGGAGCTCAGAGCTGGGCTGCCTGcagacctccctcatcccctcactgCTCACACGCATCGAGAGGCTGCTGCAG cagggGGAGCATGGTCTTGATGAGCACAAGCTGCACATGCTGCTGTCAGCCCTGcagtccctcatccctcctctgttCGCTGTCGTCATCCAGAACGCCCCCTTCTCCAGCAGGGTCCGGCTACAGGGAGACCTGCCTCACAtagagg TGACTCGGTTTCCCCGGCCGGCGTCTCCTCTCCAGGACGTAGCCACCATCGTGGGCAGCAGAGAGACCCTGgctgctctgctgctgctgtacgACCACCAGCTGGAGCATGAGGGCACCACCGGCTGGGACACACTGCTCTGGGTGGTCAACCAGCT tctccctcAGCTGATAGAGATCGTTGGGGGTATAAacgtctcctcctccacctgcgtTCACGAGTTCTCCAGGTTCTTCTGGAGGCTCTGCCGTACCTTCGGCAAGATCTTCACCAAcactaag GTCAAACCACAGTTCCAAGAAATCCTACGACTCTCAGAGGAGAACGTGG ATGCATCTGCCGGTAACGGGATTCTAACCAAGGCTACCGTTCCTATCTACGCCACCGGAGTACTGACATGCTACAATCAG gacgaAGACCGTAAGCTGCTGGTTGGGTTTTTGGAGGACGTCATGACAACTCTGTCGCTATCTCACGCACCCCTGGACAGCCTCAAGGCCTCGTTTGTAGAACTGGG GGCTAACCCAGTGTATCACGAGCTGCTTCTGACCGTGCTGTGGTACGGGGTGGTGCACACCTCCGCTCTGGTCCGCTGCACCGCTGCACGCATGTTCGag CTGCTGGTGAAAGGGGTGAATGAGACTCTGGTGGCTCAGAGAGTGGTCCCTGCTCTCATCACTCTCTCCAGCGACCCCGAAAT CTCAGTCAGGATATCCACCATCCCTGCTTTCGGCACCATCATGGAGACTGTCACACAGAAGGAG ctcctgGAGCGTGTGAAGATGCAGCTGGCCTCGTTCCTGGAGGACCCTCAGTACCAGGACCAGCACTCCCTCCACATAGAGATCATCAGGACCTTCAGGCGTGTGGGGCCCAACACAGAGCCTCGCTTCAGAGACGAGt tcgtcctcccccacctccacaagcTGGCACTAGGCAACAACAGCCAGGCCAACGAGAACAAGAGGATGGATATCTCCATGCAGCTGTTCGAGGCGTACAGcgccctctcctgctgct TCATCTCTGAGGAGCTGATGCTCAGTCACTTCCTGCCTGGGCTGAGGTGTCTGAGAGTAGACATGGAGCAGCTCTCTCCTGAAcacgag GTGATCCTGAGCTCCATGATCAAGGAGGGGGAGATCAAGGTGGAGAGCAGAGCCATCGGAGAAGCCCAAGG GGGCGTGTCCATCGCGGCGAGCATCGTCGGCGAGGACGCCAAGACCAAGTTCCTGAGCAAGATGGGTCAGCTGACTACGTCCAGCGCCATGCTGGCCAACGTCTTCCAGAGGAAAAAGTGA
- the relch gene encoding RAB11-binding protein RELCH homolog isoform X1, whose translation MATGSVNPFNLSDSEEEAERRPDEVAGTERSPSDGAPGPPSTNPFSPQADAEPPVLLLSSNRTSPSVEGVSVTAAAAAMAGSTETRVSVDVIAAQLLRDQYILTALEFHTELLEAGRELPRLRDYFSNPGNFERQSGTPPACKDQVLGPGGPLNRAGSISTLDSLDFARYSDDGNRESDERVAVLEFELRKAKETIQALRANLTQAAESEVPSQERKNFKSSPEIQEPIRPLEKRALNFLVNEYLLKNEYKLSAITFSDENDDQDFELWDDVGLNTPKPPDLLQLYRSCGSALPSPRDTKDVAVGDDADGNLFTQESQRQLHLSQQQQAEVVQELEYQISLLNSDKLTLTQHINKLQSEIQSLKRTITSPPPTTLDLGSNPKPFPLSSTPPPPSLDNGQYLDIRGVSEPDNAPVAAATLPDPSPGPAPIQSPPHPKLKSKVPVQFDRPNRKLSPAFQQALLSFCRMSSDSRLGAEVSRIADKEESVVLMLGRCLPHIVPNVLLAKRERMVVHLCQELIPLILCTACLHPESKERDQLLHILFNLIKRPDDEQRQMILTGCVAFARHVGPTRVEVELLPQCWEQINHKYPERRLLVAESCGALAPYLPKEIRSSLVLSMLQQMLAEDKADMVREAVVKSLGIIMGYIDDPDKYSQGFELMLLSLGDPSERVVSSTHQVFIPAFAAWSSELGCLQTSLIPSLLTRIERLLQQGEHGLDEHKLHMLLSALQSLIPPLFAVVIQNAPFSSRVRLQGDLPHIEVTRFPRPASPLQDVATIVGSRETLAALLLLYDHQLEHEGTTGWDTLLWVVNQLLPQLIEIVGGINVSSSTCVHEFSRFFWRLCRTFGKIFTNTKVKPQFQEILRLSEENVDASAGNGILTKATVPIYATGVLTCYNQDEDRKLLVGFLEDVMTTLSLSHAPLDSLKASFVELGANPVYHELLLTVLWYGVVHTSALVRCTAARMFELLVKGVNETLVAQRVVPALITLSSDPEISVRISTIPAFGTIMETVTQKELLERVKMQLASFLEDPQYQDQHSLHIEIIRTFRRVGPNTEPRFRDEFVLPHLHKLALGNNSQANENKRMDISMQLFEAYSALSCCFISEELMLSHFLPGLRCLRVDMEQLSPEHEVILSSMIKEGEIKVESRAIGEAQGGVSIAASIVGEDAKTKFLSKMGQLTTSSAMLANVFQRKK comes from the exons ATGGCGACGGGTAGCGTCAACCCGTTTAATCTTAGCGATTCTGAGGAGGAGGCTGAGCGGAGACCAGATGAGGTGGCTGGCACTGAACGCAGCCCGAGCGATGGAGCCCCTGGACCGCCGTCCACCAACCCCTTTTCCCCGCAAGCAGACGCGGAACCGCCGGTACTATTGCTGTCTAGCAATCGAACCAGTCCTAGCGTCGAAGGTGTCTCGGTAACGGCCGCAGCTGCCGCTATGGCAGGCAGCACGGAAACTCGGGTATCGGTTGATGTCATTGCGGCTCAGTTATTGCGGGATCAGTATATCCTCACGGCCCTGGAATTTCATACTGAACTGCTGGAAGCAGGCAGAGAGCTTCCGAGGTTGAGGGACTATTTCTCGAATCCGGGCAACTTCGAGAGGCAGAGCGGAACTCCGCCAGCTTGCAAGGACCAGGTACTTGGCCCTGGTGGCCCTCTGA ATCGTGCAGGCAGCATCAGCACGCTGGACTCTCTGGACTTCGCTCGGTACTCGGATGACGGGAACCGGGAGTCGGACGAGCGTGTGGCCG tgCTGGAGTTTGAGCTACGGAAAGCCAAGGAGACCATACAAGCTCTGCGCGCCAACTTGACTCAGGCAGCAG AAAGTGAAGTTCCCTCGCAGGAGAGGAAAAACTTCAAGTCAAGTCCTGAGATTCAG GAGCCAATCCGTCCTCTGGAGAAAAGGGCCTTAAATTTCCTGGTGAATGAATATCTGTTAAAGAACGAGTACAAGCTGTCGGCCATCACCTTTTCAGATGAGAACGATGACCAG GACTTTGAGTTGTGGGACGATGTGGGTCTGAACACCCCCAAGCCTCCTGACCTGCTGCAGCTCTACCGCAGCTGTGGCTCTGCCCTGCCGTCGCCCCGGGATACGAAGGACGTCGCCGTGGGAGACGACGCCGATGGAAACCTCTTCACCCAGGAGTCTCAGAGACAGCTCCACCTCTCCCAGcag CAACAGGCGGAGGTTGTGCAGGAGCTGGAGTACCAGATCAGCCTGCTGAACAGCGACAAGCTGACTCTGACCCAGCACATCAACAAACTGcagag TGAGATCCAGTCTCTGAAGAGGaccatcacctcccctccccccaccaccctggacctgggttcaaatcccaaacccttccccctctcctccacccccccgcccccctcccttgaCAACGGCCAGTACCTGGACATCCGGGGGGTGTCGGAGCCCGACAACGCCCCCGTCGCCGCGGCAACACTGCCTgacccctccccaggccccgcccccatacagtccccccctcaccctaagCTAAAGAGCAAGGTGCCGGTTCAGTTTGACCGGCCCAACAG GAAGCTGTCTCCGGCGTTCCAGCAGGCTCTACTGTCCTTCTGCAGAATGTCCTCAGACAGTCGCCTGggagcagag gtgtcTCGTATAGCTGACAAGGAGGAGAGTGTGGTGCTGATGCTGGGTCGCTGTCTCCCTCACATCGTCCCCAACGTCCTGTTAGCCAAGAGAGAG AGAATGGTTGTGCACCTCTGCCAG gagTTGATTCCTCTCATCCTGTGCACGGCGTGTCTTCATCCAGAGTCTAAAGAGAGGGACCAGCTGCTCCACATCCTCTTCAACCTGATCAAGAGGCCTGACGAtgaacagag gcaaaTGATCCTGACGGGGTGTGTGGCGTTTGCGAGGCACGTGGGTCCGACTCGCGTGGAGGTGGAACTTCTCCCACAGTGTTGGGAACAG atcaaCCATAAGTATCCAGAGAGGAGACTGCTGGTAGCAGAGTCGTGTGGGGCCTTAGCACCTTACCTGcct aagGAGATCCGCTCCTCCCTGGTGTTGTCCATGCTGCAGCAGATGCTGGCTGAGGACAAGGCTGACATGGTGAGAGAGGCCGTCGTCAAGAGCCTGGGGATCATTATGGGATACATCGACGACCCCGACAAATactcccag GGTTTCGAGCTGATGCTGCTGTCGCTAGGCGACCCGTCGGAGCGCGTGGTGAGCTCCACCCATCAGGTGTTCATCCCAGCCTTCGCTGCCTGGAGCTCAGAGCTGGGCTGCCTGcagacctccctcatcccctcactgCTCACACGCATCGAGAGGCTGCTGCAG cagggGGAGCATGGTCTTGATGAGCACAAGCTGCACATGCTGCTGTCAGCCCTGcagtccctcatccctcctctgttCGCTGTCGTCATCCAGAACGCCCCCTTCTCCAGCAGGGTCCGGCTACAGGGAGACCTGCCTCACAtagagg TGACTCGGTTTCCCCGGCCGGCGTCTCCTCTCCAGGACGTAGCCACCATCGTGGGCAGCAGAGAGACCCTGgctgctctgctgctgctgtacgACCACCAGCTGGAGCATGAGGGCACCACCGGCTGGGACACACTGCTCTGGGTGGTCAACCAGCT tctccctcAGCTGATAGAGATCGTTGGGGGTATAAacgtctcctcctccacctgcgtTCACGAGTTCTCCAGGTTCTTCTGGAGGCTCTGCCGTACCTTCGGCAAGATCTTCACCAAcactaag GTCAAACCACAGTTCCAAGAAATCCTACGACTCTCAGAGGAGAACGTGG ATGCATCTGCCGGTAACGGGATTCTAACCAAGGCTACCGTTCCTATCTACGCCACCGGAGTACTGACATGCTACAATCAG gacgaAGACCGTAAGCTGCTGGTTGGGTTTTTGGAGGACGTCATGACAACTCTGTCGCTATCTCACGCACCCCTGGACAGCCTCAAGGCCTCGTTTGTAGAACTGGG GGCTAACCCAGTGTATCACGAGCTGCTTCTGACCGTGCTGTGGTACGGGGTGGTGCACACCTCCGCTCTGGTCCGCTGCACCGCTGCACGCATGTTCGag CTGCTGGTGAAAGGGGTGAATGAGACTCTGGTGGCTCAGAGAGTGGTCCCTGCTCTCATCACTCTCTCCAGCGACCCCGAAAT CTCAGTCAGGATATCCACCATCCCTGCTTTCGGCACCATCATGGAGACTGTCACACAGAAGGAG ctcctgGAGCGTGTGAAGATGCAGCTGGCCTCGTTCCTGGAGGACCCTCAGTACCAGGACCAGCACTCCCTCCACATAGAGATCATCAGGACCTTCAGGCGTGTGGGGCCCAACACAGAGCCTCGCTTCAGAGACGAGt tcgtcctcccccacctccacaagcTGGCACTAGGCAACAACAGCCAGGCCAACGAGAACAAGAGGATGGATATCTCCATGCAGCTGTTCGAGGCGTACAGcgccctctcctgctgct TCATCTCTGAGGAGCTGATGCTCAGTCACTTCCTGCCTGGGCTGAGGTGTCTGAGAGTAGACATGGAGCAGCTCTCTCCTGAAcacgag GTGATCCTGAGCTCCATGATCAAGGAGGGGGAGATCAAGGTGGAGAGCAGAGCCATCGGAGAAGCCCAAGG GGGCGTGTCCATCGCGGCGAGCATCGTCGGCGAGGACGCCAAGACCAAGTTCCTGAGCAAGATGGGTCAGCTGACTACGTCCAGCGCCATGCTGGCCAACGTCTTCCAGAGGAAAAAGTGA